A window of Caretta caretta isolate rCarCar2 chromosome 13, rCarCar1.hap1, whole genome shotgun sequence contains these coding sequences:
- the LOC125622044 gene encoding granzyme H gives MVMMLILLPAAFLLPPWAGAGEIIGGWEAKPHSRPYMAYLSIQRGDKNLFCGGFLVSQNFVLTAAHCKGDKITVILGAHDITKWEGSRQVIPVRRQYPHKDYNKESYNNDIMLLQLAKRAKLNRSVRTISLPRASQRVEAGATCSVAGWGGTRTDWTSTPARLQEVDVLVMQDAACPTNTYGPYRYYNASTMMCVGDPKTGKDSWKGDSGGPLVCRNKAQGIVSWGPPTPPGVYTKVSTFIPWIRATMKRLQPRAKPGIAAGAGAASLLSSGDAQM, from the exons ATGGTGATGATGCTGATCCTGCTGCCGGCGGCCTTTCTTCTgcccccctgggctggggctg GTGAGATCATCGGGGGCTGGGAAgccaagccccactccagacccTACATGGCCTATCTGTCAATACAACGTGGAGACAAGAATCTTTTCTGTGGAGGGTTCCTGGTGTCGCAGAACTTCGTGCTGACGGCCGCTCACTGCAAGGGAGA CAAGATCACTGTCATCCTGGGAGCCCATGACATTACCAAATGGGAAGGGAGCCGACAAGTGATCCCTGTGAGACGCCAGTACCCCCACAAGGATTATAACAAGGAGTCCTATAACAATGACATCATgctgctgcag CTGGCAAAGAGAGCGAAGCTGAACAGATCGGTGCGTACCATCTCCCTGCCCCGCGCCAGCCAGAGAGTTGAGGCCGGGGCCACCTGCAGCGTCGCCGGCTGGGGTGGCACTCGCACAGATTGGACATCGACCCCGGCCAGGCTCCAGGAGGTGGACGTGTTGGTGATGCAGGATGCTGCATGTCCTACGAATACTTACGGGCCATACCGCTACTATAATGCTTCCACCATGATGTGTGTGGGGGATCCAAAGACGGGCAAAGACTCTTGGAAG GGCGATTCTGGAGGCCCCCTGGTGTGCAGGAATAAAGCCCAGGGCATCGTCTCTTGGGGgcctcccacccctcccgggGTGTACACGAAAGTCTCCACCTTCATCCCCTGGATACGGGCAACGATGAaaaggctgcagcccagagccaaGCCGGGAATAGCagcgggggctggagctgcaTCGCTTCTGTCCTCTGGTGATGCCCAGATGTAG